One window from the genome of Desulforamulus ruminis DSM 2154 encodes:
- a CDS encoding S1C family serine protease translates to MDFWNQWKWKKPVALLLTKTLLLVLLVGVGIHWSNNQQNLLSIGSKPAAAETGVIRPADISSVVKQTAPAVVKIETVYETSVNPYLSDPFYREFFGIQNLPKTRVQTGMGSGFIVSEEGYILTNNHVIEGASQIKVTLASNKSYTAKVVGGDHDLDLAVLKIEAQDKLPVLKLGDSDKIEVGDWVIAIGNPYGLDHTVTVGVISAKGRPVNIEDRSFRNLLQTDASINPGNSGGPLINLNGEVVGVNTAVNTSGQGIGFAIPSSTLVSVYNQLITKGSVSHPYLGVSIQPVQNQKGALVAAVVSGGPAQEAGILVGDIFTQFNGKNLEDPQDLLDALAETKPGEKIAVTVLRAGQNKQIEIIIGDKSANSRAG, encoded by the coding sequence ATGGATTTCTGGAATCAATGGAAATGGAAAAAACCCGTGGCCCTTTTGCTGACGAAGACACTGCTGCTGGTTTTGCTGGTGGGTGTTGGCATCCACTGGTCCAACAATCAGCAAAACCTCTTGTCCATTGGGAGTAAGCCCGCTGCGGCGGAAACCGGGGTTATCCGTCCCGCCGATATTTCTTCGGTGGTTAAACAAACCGCCCCGGCGGTGGTTAAAATTGAAACGGTTTATGAGACTTCGGTCAATCCTTACTTGTCCGATCCCTTCTACAGGGAATTTTTCGGGATTCAGAATTTGCCGAAAACCCGTGTGCAGACCGGAATGGGCTCTGGTTTTATCGTTTCTGAGGAAGGGTATATTCTTACCAATAACCATGTCATTGAAGGGGCCAGCCAGATTAAGGTGACCCTGGCCTCCAACAAATCCTATACGGCCAAAGTGGTGGGAGGGGACCATGATCTGGATTTGGCCGTACTGAAGATCGAAGCCCAGGACAAGCTTCCGGTCCTCAAACTGGGAGACTCGGATAAGATTGAAGTGGGGGACTGGGTCATTGCCATCGGCAATCCTTACGGACTGGACCACACGGTAACGGTGGGAGTGATCAGCGCCAAGGGACGACCGGTAAATATTGAAGACCGGAGTTTTCGCAATTTGTTACAGACCGACGCCTCCATTAATCCCGGCAATTCCGGGGGACCATTGATTAACCTGAACGGAGAAGTGGTGGGCGTGAATACCGCGGTGAATACCAGCGGCCAGGGAATTGGGTTTGCTATCCCCTCTTCAACATTGGTTTCGGTGTATAATCAGTTAATTACCAAAGGTTCCGTTTCCCATCCTTACTTAGGCGTCAGCATACAGCCGGTACAGAATCAAAAGGGAGCTCTGGTAGCCGCTGTGGTTTCCGGCGGTCCGGCCCAGGAGGCCGGTATCCTGGTGGGAGACATCTTTACCCAGTTTAACGGCAAGAACCTGGAAGATCCCCAGGATTTGCTGGATGCGCTGGCTGAAACCAAGCCCGGTGAAAAAATTGCGGTAACCGTTTTACGGGCTGGACAAAATAAACAAATTGAGATCATAATTGGAGATAAGAGTGCCAACAGCCGGGCCGGTTAG
- a CDS encoding ABC transporter permease, with protein MVEITSLAMEHLWLSASGVFIAALIGIPMGILLLQVRSLAEPVLGLIDMLQTIPSLALLAIALYYFGLGNGSLVAALVVYSLLPIVRNTYLGLKGVEANLIEAGRGMGMTRLQLLWQVQLPIALPVMLSGFRVAMVTAIGIATIGTLIGAGGLGSPIWRGIQLADNAMILSAAIPAALLAVLSDLLLSTLEKITVPKGLRARGST; from the coding sequence ATGGTTGAAATAACATCCCTTGCCATGGAACATTTGTGGCTTTCGGCCTCGGGGGTATTTATTGCCGCACTCATCGGGATCCCCATGGGCATCCTGCTATTGCAAGTCCGTTCTCTGGCGGAACCGGTACTGGGCCTGATTGATATGCTGCAAACCATCCCCAGCCTGGCGCTGCTGGCCATCGCCCTTTATTACTTTGGACTGGGCAATGGCAGTTTAGTAGCCGCCTTAGTGGTCTATTCTTTGCTGCCCATTGTAAGAAATACTTATTTGGGCTTAAAGGGTGTAGAAGCCAATTTGATTGAAGCGGGCCGAGGGATGGGAATGACCAGGCTGCAATTATTATGGCAGGTTCAATTGCCCATTGCTCTTCCCGTTATGTTATCCGGGTTTCGTGTGGCCATGGTAACCGCCATCGGCATTGCCACCATAGGCACTCTAATTGGCGCCGGAGGTTTGGGCAGCCCCATTTGGAGAGGGATTCAACTGGCCGATAATGCCATGATTTTGTCTGCCGCCATACCGGCTGCGTTGCTGGCCGTACTATCGGACTTACTATTAAGCACTTTAGAGAAAATAACGGTTCCCAAGGGCCTGAGGGCACGGGGATCCACTTAA
- a CDS encoding ABC transporter ATP-binding protein, protein MIKFEKLTKSFGNLVVVDQLDLHIQEGEFLVLIGPSGCGKTTTLKMINRLVEPTSGSLFVKGRNIMEMNPVMLRREIGYVIQQIGLFPNMSIQENVDVVPRLLGWDKERRLKRVRELLELVDMDPDLYAHRYPNELSGGQQQRIGVLRALAAEPSIILMDEPFGALDPITRESLQDELKNLQSKLHKTIVFVTHDMDEALKLADRIVLMKDGKIVQLDTPDRLLRKPANDFVIDFIGKHRTNGQELQAVESIMNANPVLIGPEKGIAEAVALMKRKRVNTLLVVDNQQRLLGTVSVETLRDHKEANQVADLAYSKVPTVAAGSPSRDAFDLLVNQKLDYIPVEDAQRKVVGIVTRTSMVNALANVVWGEEESA, encoded by the coding sequence ATGATTAAGTTTGAGAAATTGACAAAGTCTTTTGGAAACCTTGTGGTGGTAGATCAGTTGGATCTACATATCCAGGAAGGGGAGTTTCTGGTTCTAATCGGTCCCAGTGGCTGTGGCAAGACCACCACTTTAAAGATGATCAACCGTCTGGTGGAACCGACATCCGGCAGTTTGTTTGTAAAGGGTAGAAATATCATGGAAATGAATCCGGTTATGCTGCGGCGGGAAATTGGCTATGTCATTCAACAAATCGGATTATTCCCGAATATGAGCATCCAAGAAAACGTGGACGTGGTTCCCCGCCTTTTGGGCTGGGATAAAGAACGCCGCCTGAAGCGGGTTAGAGAGTTACTGGAACTGGTGGATATGGACCCGGATTTGTATGCCCATCGTTATCCCAATGAATTAAGCGGCGGGCAGCAGCAGCGTATCGGCGTGCTAAGAGCACTGGCCGCCGAACCGTCCATCATTCTAATGGATGAACCCTTTGGCGCCCTGGACCCGATTACCCGGGAAAGTCTCCAGGATGAATTAAAGAATCTGCAAAGCAAGCTGCATAAAACCATTGTTTTTGTCACGCACGACATGGATGAAGCCCTAAAATTGGCGGATCGGATTGTGCTCATGAAAGACGGTAAAATTGTCCAGTTGGATACTCCGGATAGGCTGTTGCGCAAGCCGGCCAATGATTTTGTGATTGATTTCATCGGTAAGCACAGAACAAACGGCCAAGAGCTGCAGGCGGTGGAGAGTATCATGAATGCCAATCCGGTACTGATCGGCCCGGAAAAGGGGATTGCCGAAGCGGTGGCCTTGATGAAACGTAAAAGAGTAAACACCCTGCTGGTGGTGGACAATCAGCAGCGGCTGTTGGGTACCGTTTCGGTGGAAACACTGCGGGATCATAAAGAAGCCAACCAGGTGGCCGATCTGGCCTATAGCAAGGTTCCCACTGTGGCGGCCGGCTCGCCGTCCCGGGACGCCTTTGATCTGCTGGTGAATCAAAAATTGGACTATATCCCGGTAGAAGACGCCCAGCGTAAAGTGGTGGGGATTGTTACCCGCACCAGTATGGTGAACGCGCTGGCCAATGTTGTTTGGGGTGAGGAAGAGAGCGCATGA
- a CDS encoding DUF896 domain-containing protein codes for MITKELVDRINALARKQRTEGLSKEEKAEQDQLRQQYLKGIRGQVIDALSNIKFVEDGPASCGCGEHQNHGNNSCGCGHPPHAAHKHQHGQNGSCGCGGHHHGPKDVKH; via the coding sequence ATGATTACCAAAGAACTGGTTGACCGCATCAACGCGTTGGCCCGCAAGCAAAGAACCGAAGGACTGTCCAAAGAAGAAAAAGCCGAGCAGGATCAACTGCGCCAACAATACTTAAAGGGCATTCGCGGGCAGGTCATCGACGCCCTGTCCAATATTAAGTTCGTCGAAGACGGCCCCGCAAGCTGCGGCTGCGGTGAACATCAAAACCACGGCAACAATAGTTGCGGCTGTGGGCACCCCCCTCACGCTGCTCATAAGCACCAGCATGGCCAGAACGGAAGCTGCGGCTGTGGCGGGCATCACCATGGTCCAAAGGACGTTAAACATTAA
- a CDS encoding class I SAM-dependent methyltransferase → MPHVFDAKQKHKLDNPERRKMLPPVETLQKFGLQPGDVVADIGCGIGYFTIPAAKMVGEEGKVFALDISEEMLMEVKNRSAVEGIGNLELLKVEENQFSLASDSTTFVFLAFVLHEVPELKAYLLQVIRILKSGGRIAIIEWQKRDMPMGPPVKHRLAQEDLIHILGELGLQSIQDIHLSDSFYGLVAQKA, encoded by the coding sequence ATGCCGCACGTATTTGATGCTAAACAAAAGCACAAGTTAGATAATCCGGAGAGAAGAAAAATGTTGCCGCCTGTGGAAACACTGCAAAAATTTGGTCTGCAGCCCGGAGATGTGGTTGCAGATATTGGATGCGGCATCGGCTATTTCACCATTCCGGCGGCCAAGATGGTGGGCGAAGAAGGAAAGGTCTTTGCCTTGGATATTTCAGAAGAGATGTTAATGGAAGTCAAGAATCGGTCGGCAGTGGAGGGAATTGGGAACCTGGAGTTATTGAAAGTGGAGGAAAATCAATTTTCCCTGGCCAGCGATTCCACAACCTTTGTTTTTTTGGCTTTTGTACTCCATGAAGTTCCGGAACTGAAAGCGTATTTGCTTCAGGTCATCCGTATCTTAAAAAGTGGGGGCAGGATAGCGATTATTGAGTGGCAGAAGCGGGATATGCCCATGGGACCGCCGGTGAAACACCGTTTAGCCCAAGAGGATCTGATCCATATTTTAGGGGAGCTGGGTCTGCAATCCATCCAAGATATCCATCTCAGCGATTCTTTTTATGGTCTGGTGGCCCAAAAAGCCTGA
- the hisS gene encoding histidine--tRNA ligase, with protein sequence MLTTRPRGTSDILPGEVEKWQYLEELTRQVCREYGYGEIRTPIFEHTELFHRGVGETTDIVEKEMYTFTDRGDRSITLRPEGTAAIVRAYLENKLYSLPQPVKLFLIGPMFRYDRPQAGRFRQFHQFDVEVFGSNSPAVDAEVIAMAMDIYRRIGLNNLELHINSVGCPQCRPLLRQKLQDFFRPGLQELCPNCQGRFERNPLRILDCKNQKCQELSQGAPTTLDTLCPECATHFQQVKGFLDTAGIAYQVDNRLVRGLDYYTQTAFEIMTRDIGAQSSIGGGGRYNGLIEACGGPPTPGIGFALGLERILLTAERQGVAFPISPGAGVFVATVGAEADNTAFSLVQELRRQGIPAEKDYLNRSLKAQMKYAGKLAARLVVILGEEEQARGVAVVRDMQAGDQKEVPLAGITDYIKSLSF encoded by the coding sequence GTGCTAACCACCAGACCCAGAGGCACCAGCGATATTTTACCCGGTGAAGTGGAGAAATGGCAGTACCTGGAGGAACTAACCCGGCAGGTATGCCGGGAGTATGGTTACGGGGAAATCCGCACCCCTATTTTTGAACACACCGAGTTGTTTCACCGGGGTGTGGGAGAAACCACGGATATTGTGGAGAAGGAAATGTATACCTTTACCGACCGAGGGGACCGCAGCATTACCCTGCGGCCGGAAGGAACCGCGGCCATTGTGCGGGCTTATCTGGAAAATAAGCTTTACTCCCTGCCCCAACCGGTTAAGCTGTTTTTAATTGGCCCCATGTTTCGCTACGACCGTCCCCAGGCCGGGCGCTTTCGCCAGTTTCACCAATTTGACGTAGAGGTATTTGGCTCCAACAGCCCGGCGGTTGATGCGGAGGTCATTGCCATGGCCATGGACATTTACCGCAGAATCGGATTGAACAATCTGGAGCTGCATATAAACAGTGTGGGATGCCCCCAATGCAGACCGCTACTGCGGCAAAAACTTCAGGATTTTTTCCGGCCCGGGCTGCAGGAATTATGTCCCAACTGTCAAGGACGTTTTGAACGGAATCCCCTGCGCATTCTGGACTGTAAAAATCAGAAGTGTCAGGAGTTGAGCCAGGGAGCGCCTACCACCCTGGATACCCTTTGCCCGGAGTGTGCAACCCATTTCCAGCAAGTCAAAGGCTTTCTGGATACGGCGGGGATTGCCTACCAGGTGGATAACCGTCTGGTCCGGGGACTGGATTACTATACGCAAACAGCTTTTGAGATTATGACCCGGGATATCGGAGCCCAGAGTTCTATCGGCGGCGGCGGGCGTTACAACGGACTCATTGAGGCCTGCGGCGGGCCGCCCACACCGGGGATTGGCTTTGCCCTGGGTCTGGAACGGATTTTACTCACTGCGGAACGGCAGGGCGTTGCCTTTCCTATCAGTCCGGGGGCCGGGGTCTTTGTGGCCACTGTCGGCGCGGAAGCGGACAACACGGCCTTTTCGCTGGTTCAGGAGTTGCGCCGGCAGGGAATTCCTGCAGAAAAAGACTATTTAAACCGGAGCCTGAAGGCTCAAATGAAATATGCCGGCAAGCTGGCAGCCCGGTTGGTTGTGATTCTGGGTGAAGAAGAACAGGCCAGGGGTGTGGCGGTGGTCCGGGATATGCAGGCCGGGGATCAAAAAGAAGTGCCGCTGGCGGGAATTACGGATTATATAAAGAGCTTATCTTTTTAA
- a CDS encoding sigma-70 family RNA polymerase sigma factor, protein MFFKKDLFLRPESQIEPEQFTHIFDSYYQRLYNYIRYRIGNSHESEEVTSQVFEKIYRKISTFQPERGSLEVWLFAIAHHAVNDYHRQKKHRAWFSLESIRDLISRQPGPEETALKNEDHHRLLAALDSLGSRERNIIAMKFAGGLKNREIAELTGLSESNVGVILYRSLQQLRNLLEGKE, encoded by the coding sequence ATGTTTTTTAAAAAAGATCTTTTTCTTCGGCCTGAATCCCAAATTGAACCGGAACAATTTACCCATATTTTTGACAGTTACTACCAACGCCTCTATAACTATATCCGTTATCGCATTGGCAATTCTCATGAGTCCGAAGAAGTTACCAGCCAGGTCTTCGAAAAAATTTACCGTAAAATCAGCACTTTTCAACCGGAAAGAGGCTCTCTGGAAGTCTGGCTTTTCGCCATCGCCCATCATGCCGTAAACGACTATCACCGGCAAAAGAAACACCGGGCATGGTTTTCCTTAGAGAGCATCCGGGATTTAATCTCCCGGCAGCCCGGTCCCGAGGAGACCGCACTGAAAAATGAGGATCACCACCGGCTTCTTGCGGCCCTTGATTCGCTGGGCAGCAGGGAACGCAACATCATTGCCATGAAATTTGCCGGTGGACTGAAAAATCGTGAAATAGCGGAACTAACGGGTCTTTCCGAAAGCAATGTAGGCGTGATCCTTTACCGGTCACTGCAGCAATTGCGAAACCTGCTGGAAGGAAAGGAGTAA
- a CDS encoding sporulation protein YjcZ: MGQGYGGAGCNTGCDTGCNTGCNTGCGSGCGGYGSFPAFILFLILILLFLGGGFYGYSAPK; this comes from the coding sequence ATGGGTCAAGGATATGGTGGTGCAGGTTGCAATACCGGTTGCGATACTGGATGTAACACGGGCTGCAATACCGGATGCGGTTCAGGTTGTGGAGGTTATGGTTCTTTTCCAGCCTTTATTCTGTTTTTAATTTTAATTTTATTGTTCCTTGGTGGAGGGTTTTACGGGTATAGCGCTCCTAAATAA
- the aspS gene encoding aspartate--tRNA ligase — MSESMHGLQRTNYCGELGMAHGGKEVVLMGWVQRRRDHGGLIFVDLRDRSGLVQVVFNPEVNREAFEKAEAVRNEYVLAVVGKVSARPEGTVNPNMATGEIEVYAHTLRVFNRAKTPPFYIEDNIEVDENLRLRYRYLDLRRPEMQRSLMLRNRTGKSVRDFLDNHGFLEIETPMLTKRTPEGARDYLVPSRVNPGKFYALPQSPQLFKQILMLAGMERYYQIVRCFRDEDLRADRQPEFTQIDIEMSFIEDEDIMGLMEQMIAKVCQDTVGLQLNTPFPRLSYQEAMDRYGSDKPDTRFGLELKDLTAMAAQCGFKVFNSTAAGGGQVKGINAKGCGSFSRKEIDDLTAYAAVYKAKGLAYMIITEDGSVKSAIAKFFTPEELAAIQEKLEAKPGDLLLFVADKPPVVAAALGALRLHLAQRLNLIPEGMWNFLWVTDFPLLEYDAEEGRYFAMHHPFTSPVEEDIPLLETDPGKVRARAYDMVLNGVEVGGGSIRIHRREVQELMFKALGMSLEEAKEKFGFMLEAFEYGAPPHGGIAFGFDRLVMLLAGKESIRDVIAFPKTASATCLMTQAPDVVEPAQLTELHIRSTAVVKENHGKS; from the coding sequence ATGTCTGAATCCATGCACGGGCTGCAGCGGACCAATTATTGCGGTGAGCTGGGAATGGCCCATGGGGGCAAAGAAGTGGTTTTAATGGGTTGGGTGCAGCGGCGCCGGGACCATGGCGGGTTAATCTTTGTGGACCTGCGGGACCGGTCCGGGTTGGTACAGGTGGTGTTCAACCCCGAAGTGAACCGGGAGGCTTTTGAGAAGGCGGAAGCAGTAAGGAATGAATACGTCCTGGCTGTGGTGGGTAAAGTGAGCGCCCGGCCGGAGGGCACGGTGAACCCCAATATGGCCACCGGGGAAATTGAAGTCTATGCACATACTCTGCGGGTGTTCAACCGGGCTAAAACCCCTCCTTTTTATATTGAAGACAACATTGAGGTGGATGAAAATCTCCGCCTGCGCTACCGTTATCTGGACCTGCGACGTCCGGAAATGCAGCGTTCCTTAATGCTGCGCAACCGCACCGGTAAAAGCGTCCGGGACTTTCTGGATAACCACGGCTTTTTGGAAATCGAGACGCCTATGCTGACCAAACGGACCCCCGAGGGGGCCAGGGATTATCTGGTACCCAGCCGGGTGAATCCGGGTAAATTTTACGCCTTGCCCCAGTCCCCCCAGCTCTTTAAGCAAATCCTGATGCTGGCCGGGATGGAGCGGTACTATCAAATTGTTCGCTGCTTCCGGGACGAAGACCTGCGGGCAGACCGTCAGCCTGAATTTACCCAGATTGATATTGAGATGTCCTTTATTGAAGATGAAGACATTATGGGGCTTATGGAGCAGATGATTGCCAAAGTCTGTCAGGATACCGTAGGGCTGCAACTGAATACGCCCTTTCCCCGGCTTTCCTATCAGGAAGCCATGGATCGCTACGGGTCCGACAAGCCGGATACCCGCTTTGGCCTGGAATTAAAAGACCTTACCGCCATGGCCGCCCAGTGTGGTTTTAAAGTGTTTAACAGCACCGCTGCCGGCGGCGGTCAGGTAAAAGGGATCAACGCCAAGGGTTGCGGCAGCTTCTCCCGCAAAGAAATTGACGACCTCACAGCCTATGCGGCTGTTTATAAGGCCAAGGGCCTGGCCTACATGATTATCACGGAAGACGGTTCGGTAAAATCCGCCATTGCCAAATTCTTTACTCCGGAGGAGCTGGCGGCCATTCAGGAGAAGCTGGAGGCCAAGCCCGGGGACCTGCTGCTTTTTGTGGCTGACAAGCCCCCGGTGGTGGCTGCCGCTCTGGGCGCCCTGCGTTTGCACCTGGCTCAGCGTTTGAACCTGATTCCCGAGGGGATGTGGAACTTCCTTTGGGTTACGGATTTCCCCCTGCTGGAGTACGACGCGGAAGAAGGGCGTTACTTTGCCATGCACCATCCCTTCACTTCCCCGGTGGAAGAAGATATCCCGCTGCTGGAGACCGACCCCGGAAAAGTGCGGGCCCGGGCCTATGATATGGTCTTAAACGGTGTGGAGGTGGGCGGCGGAAGCATTCGTATCCACCGCCGGGAGGTTCAGGAATTGATGTTTAAGGCCCTGGGAATGAGTCTGGAGGAAGCCAAAGAGAAATTTGGCTTTATGCTGGAAGCCTTTGAATACGGCGCGCCTCCCCACGGCGGCATTGCCTTTGGTTTTGACCGGCTGGTGATGCTGTTGGCCGGTAAAGAGAGCATTCGGGATGTCATTGCCTTCCCGAAAACCGCCAGTGCCACTTGTTTGATGACCCAGGCCCCGGATGTGGTAGAGCCCGCTCAACTGACGGAGCTTCATATCCGGAGTACGGCCGTGGTTAAAGAAAATCATGGTAAATCATAG
- a CDS encoding glycine betaine ABC transporter substrate-binding protein produces the protein MRGKKFYILLASLLILTLAFTGCGNGSDTAGGKDKIVVGSKNFNENIVLGELMAQLIEAKTDLQVERKLNLGGTLVCFQALKKGDLDVYADYTGTGLMAVLNLPVETDPDKVYEIVQKEYNQQHHIKWLEPLGFNNTYAIAVRQETAKENNLKKVSDLALLSQPLIFGTDQEFINREDGLKGLKEAYNISFAKEQAMEIALRYQAIANKNISVTNAFATDGELIKYNLVLLEDDKNFFPPYYCAPTVNMNTLEKHPELEEVLNQLAGQISDEEMQQLNYQTAVEGRSEAEVAKEFLQSKGLI, from the coding sequence ATGAGAGGAAAAAAGTTTTATATTTTACTGGCATCATTACTCATCCTAACGCTGGCCTTCACCGGTTGTGGTAACGGATCAGATACAGCCGGGGGAAAGGATAAAATTGTGGTCGGTTCCAAAAATTTTAATGAAAACATCGTTCTTGGAGAGCTTATGGCTCAATTAATTGAAGCCAAGACAGACCTGCAGGTGGAACGAAAGTTGAATCTGGGAGGGACCCTGGTGTGCTTCCAGGCCCTGAAAAAAGGGGATCTGGATGTATATGCCGACTATACCGGCACGGGGTTAATGGCTGTTTTGAACCTGCCTGTTGAAACCGATCCGGACAAAGTTTATGAAATCGTGCAAAAGGAATATAACCAGCAGCATCATATTAAATGGCTGGAACCCTTGGGTTTTAATAATACTTATGCCATTGCGGTTCGTCAGGAAACGGCCAAAGAGAATAACTTAAAGAAAGTTTCCGATTTGGCGCTGCTTTCTCAGCCGCTGATTTTTGGAACGGACCAGGAATTTATTAATCGGGAAGATGGGTTGAAGGGTCTTAAGGAAGCCTATAATATTAGTTTTGCCAAGGAACAGGCCATGGAAATTGCTTTGCGCTATCAGGCCATTGCCAATAAAAATATTTCGGTGACCAATGCCTTTGCCACCGATGGTGAATTGATCAAATATAATCTGGTCTTATTGGAAGACGATAAAAATTTCTTTCCTCCCTACTACTGTGCGCCAACCGTTAATATGAATACCTTGGAGAAGCACCCGGAGTTGGAAGAGGTTTTAAATCAACTGGCCGGACAAATTAGCGATGAAGAAATGCAGCAGTTAAATTATCAAACCGCTGTGGAGGGCCGGTCCGAAGCAGAAGTGGCAAAAGAATTTTTACAAAGCAAAGGACTAATATAA
- a CDS encoding ABC transporter permease, whose protein sequence is MNDLIQTVMSRHVEILTLTWQHIYITAGSVALGAMLAIPLGIWLAGREKAARYVLGIIGTIQTIPSLAFFGFAFPILGIGLLPAMSILFLYSIFPILRNTYTGIREVNPALVEAGRGMGMNQWELLTMVKLPLALPLIMGGVKISTIYIVSWATVAALIGAGGLGDLILGGISMVNIHLILAGTIPASILALIFGFVITQVEKAVTPQGLKAK, encoded by the coding sequence ATGAATGATTTAATACAAACCGTGATGAGCCGTCATGTAGAGATACTAACGTTAACCTGGCAGCACATTTATATTACGGCCGGCTCGGTTGCTTTAGGGGCAATGTTAGCCATTCCCCTGGGTATCTGGCTGGCGGGCCGGGAAAAAGCCGCCCGGTATGTTTTAGGTATCATTGGAACCATACAAACCATACCCAGTCTGGCTTTCTTCGGCTTTGCCTTTCCCATTCTGGGCATCGGCCTGCTCCCCGCCATGAGCATCTTGTTCTTATATTCCATTTTTCCCATTCTTCGCAACACCTACACCGGGATTAGAGAGGTGAATCCGGCCTTGGTTGAGGCGGGGAGGGGGATGGGCATGAATCAATGGGAGCTTCTGACCATGGTAAAGTTACCTCTGGCCCTCCCGTTGATTATGGGTGGGGTTAAGATCTCCACCATCTACATCGTCAGTTGGGCTACGGTGGCGGCTTTAATTGGCGCCGGCGGCCTTGGCGATTTAATCCTCGGGGGCATCAGCATGGTAAACATCCATTTAATTCTGGCCGGCACCATTCCGGCCTCAATCCTGGCCCTAATATTTGGTTTTGTCATCACACAGGTTGAAAAAGCGGTGACGCCCCAGGGCTTAAAGGCCAAATAA
- a CDS encoding HAD family hydrolase, whose amino-acid sequence MFKTILFDLDGTLLPMDLNHFLTNYFGGISRYFAGLYDPKTLQQCIWASTEAMIRDNRPDKTNQDVFMEDFFARLEGSPDQLMPLFDRFYDQEFGSLACCTEPTPLSRQICLELHEKGYQLVLATNPIFPDTAILHRMRWAGIHDIPWALVTTYENCHYCKPNPNYFKEILETIGAKPEETLMVGNDTKEDLIAGKLGIKTYLVTDNLIDHGQEERDADFEGRLEDFMAYARSLPRAKQKD is encoded by the coding sequence ATGTTTAAAACCATTTTATTTGACCTTGACGGCACACTGCTGCCCATGGATTTAAATCATTTTTTAACTAACTATTTTGGAGGGATATCCCGTTATTTTGCAGGGCTTTATGATCCCAAAACCCTACAACAATGCATTTGGGCCTCCACCGAAGCCATGATCCGGGACAACCGGCCGGATAAAACCAACCAGGATGTTTTTATGGAAGATTTTTTTGCCCGGCTGGAAGGTTCCCCGGATCAGCTCATGCCGTTGTTCGACCGGTTCTATGATCAGGAGTTTGGCAGCCTGGCCTGCTGCACCGAACCCACCCCATTGTCCAGGCAAATTTGTCTGGAACTGCATGAAAAGGGCTACCAACTGGTGCTGGCCACCAATCCCATTTTCCCGGACACAGCCATCCTGCACCGCATGCGCTGGGCCGGCATCCATGATATTCCCTGGGCCCTGGTAACCACTTACGAAAACTGCCATTACTGCAAGCCCAATCCGAATTATTTTAAGGAAATCCTGGAAACCATCGGGGCCAAGCCGGAAGAAACGCTGATGGTGGGGAATGATACCAAAGAAGACCTGATCGCCGGTAAACTGGGAATTAAAACCTATCTGGTTACGGACAACCTCATTGATCATGGACAAGAGGAACGGGATGCGGATTTTGAAGGCCGGCTGGAAGACTTTATGGCCTATGCCCGCAGCCTTCCCCGGGCTAAACAAAAAGACTAA